The Candidatus Zymogenus saltonus DNA segment CCTTGAGAATCCTCAGCGCAAAGTCGATGTCGGGCGAGTAGACCGGATACCCCTTCTTTAAAAGATCGTAAAGCTGAATGAGAAGATTCTCACTGATTTCCACCTCATCCTTATCCCCGGTTATGGTAACCGTTGCGCCCCGTGCCGATATCTTTGTGCCGGTGTCTTCTTCGATGATTGTAAGGTGGGAGTTGTGCTCGCCGAAGAGGCTGCGGACAAGATTGTTGTCTTCAAAATCAATTTTTGTGGTACTGTCCAAGCTTATTCTCTAATATTTAGCTTATATTTTTTCCCAAGTGGCTGGTATTCAAATCTCTCGGCGACATCATCCCTTGTGTTGTTCAGATAACCGCTTCCCTTCAGCTCATTCAGATCATCGGGATAACGTCCATGTATCAAGTAGAAGGCAGAGAGGGCGGATTTTACGTTGGCCGTTTCCATTGACCGCTGTGAATTTTCAAAGTCGATCTTGCTTGCATTCGAGATGGTGAAGTTTGATACTATTCTCGGGTAAGAGACCGCAAGTATCAAAAAAAGGGAAAACACGATTCCTCCGAAAACAACATAGAAAGATAGATTGGTGGTTTCTTTCTCGGAGGGTGTTGTTACCTTCTCCTCCTCAATTTCAAAAGCGATGTCTATCAGGGTCTTGTCCATCAGCGACGCCAGGGCCTTGGTCGTCTCAAATTCTCCGAACCTGCTGACGTTGATAAGGTCCCTGACGGTCATGGTTTCGTTCACGAGGTCAAAGACCTTCCTCTCTTCCGCCGACATGACCATTTTACCCTTTAAAGGCTTATCGTCCTCGTAGAAAAGGTCATCATTCGAGTCTTCGGAGTCCGTCGTCTTCCAGAATTTTATTTCTTCCTCGGCCCCCGGCATCTTTTCAAAGACGAGGTTATAGGAATAAATCTTTTCCTTTATCTCCGGCCACTCGTCGGTCATCCTAAGGCTGTCCATTAGAAAATGCTCGGTGTTGATCAGCTCAAAGGCCCTTTTGTCGTAGTTTATAAGGCGCTGCTGGAAATTGTACGTCCCGCTCTTCAGGTTCAAAAGCTTGAAGATTGTCTCGTGGGTTTGAAGCTTAAGGACATGTCGCAGATCGTTAATGGTTATAATACCCGATTCGATGAGAATGTCCCCTAATTTCTTTAACGTCTCCTTCTGGATCTCAAGGGCGTTTCTCAGCTGTGACTTGCTCACCATTTTTGCCGTTAGAAGCATCTCGCCGAGAAATTCGTCGATGTGCTTCCGTTTTGAATTTGCCGATATTATCATTCCGCTGTCAAAAAGGACCTCGATTTCCGTCCCCTTATCGATAATATTCAAAACGCCGCTCTTCTGCTGTTGGTATAAAAGCTGGAGGATGTCCACAACCGAGAAGTCCTTTATGTCACCATGGAGTGCCACTTTATAAAGCTCCTTGTCTAAATAGTGGAGATTTCGGACTTAAAGAAATCACGCTGTGCAATAATATATACGATGACTAAAAAGAACAAATAGACATATAGATTGTGTATCAGAGGAAATCCGAGTGATGATGCGGGATAGACGATTGTCCCGTTTATGGTAAAAATCTGAACGAGCAAAAATATGTAAAGCGTAAAAAAGATGAATCCCTTTGCGGTCTTGCCTCGATAGATGTTTCCAAATCCCGGAATTAAAATATTTACAATCCTGATAATATAACTGCGGCGGGTGGTGACTCTGTCAACGGTCATCCTGAGTCTGGTCTTGGTTTTCGGGTCCACACCCTCGCGCCTGATGAAGAGGGAAAAGCACCTGTTACAGGCGTCTCTCTTTTCCATGTGGCTGTGGGATTTCAAGAAGAAGGGTTTCCCGCAGAATTTGCATGCCTTGGAAAATATGTATCTCTTATTAAGTGTGCCTATTACAAACAGGATAACGGCGGCCAGGATTCCAACCACGGGGGCGCTCCTCAGGGTAGTACCTTTCATCATGTTCTTCCACAGTTTGTTTGCCAAATCCTTGTTGTCCGTGGAGTTTATCACCCGTTCCCAGAGGACCGAATCGGATATGTCTTCGTCCATGACGACCCTGTTGATCAGGGCCAGATAATCCGGCTCTATCGCACTTATGTCTATCTCGATTTCGGCAAATTTAGATATGCGATCATGAGAAAGCTCCAGGGCCTTCTCGTGGTACTTGTCCGCCTCGTCCTGATCGAACTTTATCATGTAGTACTTGAATAGATTGTAATTGGGCGCTACAAGGTTCGGGTTGTTTGATGTCGACTTCTTATACAGCTCGAACGCTCCCTCGTAATCTTTTTGTATGAATTTTATGTTGCCGAGATTGTTCAGGGCCTCGGCATAATTTTCGTCTATGTCCAAGGTTTCATTGTAGTAGTAGAGGGCGTCGCTCAGGTATCCGGTCTTCTTGTTCAGGAGCCCGAGGGTAAAGAGGGCGTACTTGTCCTCGAAGTTCTCTTCCACCCAGCTTTTGAGCTTCCTTTCGGCATCCCAGGTATACATGTCGTTTTTTATCTGGACTATCTCATCGGTGGCTTTTATGTGGGTGGAGAGCATCATCGTTGCGGTGTATTCGAGGGCCACGGGGGCGATAAGCAGAAAAATGTAAAAGACAACGGCGATCTTCTTTTCGGTGCCCGTATAATAAACGAAAAAGAATAAGTTTAAAAAGAAGAGGATCCATATAAAGCCGAGGTCAAGGGTGGAAATAAAGATCAGAAAAAGGAGGATCAACACGGAAAAAAGCATGGGATGTATCTCCCATCCCGATTTTTCCTTGAGGTCGTTTGACAACAGCGGTATATACTTTGCCGCGAGGGTGACGGCAAACAGCATAAACAGTATAAGGATGAAAAACTCCAGACCGATAAGGAGATTGCCAAGAAGCGCCGTATATGTGGCAATGTCGGATACGGCGTCCTGGACGCCCTTTACATAGTGATCTGTGATCTCAAACAACTTGTTTAACGGATTGTGTCTCCAGAGAAACGAGGCCTTGTAGAAGTGTATCCTCGCAATATCCGGAGAGAGTCTGATGGACTCGTCGATCAATCTCAGGGCCGTTTTTAAATCAGCCTCGTTTTCCATCATCCTGGACAGCGTGAGGAGGGAGTAGGAGTAGTACGAGACGTTTTTGTCGCCGTAGTTCAGCTTGGTGTTGTACAGCTCGTCGAGAAAGTAAAAGGCGTCTATCTTGCTCCCCTCTGCCAGCGATGTGAGGAAGCGAAACCAATTCTGATCGTAGCCCTTGAACTCGTCCCTGATGAAAAAGAACGAGGGTGTGCCCAGGATGTCCAGGTCGCTGATCGTGGTTTTGCTTTCATCGGCGGCTAAAGAGGGGGTCAAGACGAAGATAAAAATAAAAAGAAAAATCGCCGATTTTGCCAATGGTCTAAAAAAGCCCACTGTCCTCTCCAAAAAAAATATATTTCATATTTGTATTAATCTATCATTAATTTTGTTGGAAATCAAGTCATTATTTTTTACCTTGCCTTTTTCGATTATCTGTCCTATCTTAGTTGAGTTAGATTTCAGGGAGACAGATGAATTTCTACGGACTGGTTGACCTGATGGCGAGGCTCAGGTCTCCCGAAGGGTGCGCCTGGGACAGGGCGCAGAAGATCGAAGACCTGAGGCCCTATATAATGGAGGAGGCGATGGAGCTCGTCTCCGCCATCGATTCGGGAGACGAGAAAAAGATCAGGGAGGAGCTGGGAGACCTCCTCTTCGAGATAATCTTCGTGACGAAAATCGAGGAGGAAAAAGGGTATTTCAAAATCGATGACGTGATCTCCGCCATAGCCGAGAAGATGATCGAGCGACACCCCCACGTCTTCGGAGATGGCTTTGCTGACGGAAAAGCCCCCACGAAGGAGGAGGTAAACAAGAGGTGGGAAGAAATCAAGGCCGAGAAGAGGGGAGGGGGGTCGGTCCTCGACGGCGTCTCCGAGGAGCTTCCCGCACTATTGATCGCCGAAAAATACGGCAGGAGGGCGAGCGACGTCGGCTTTGATTGGGAGGATGTGCCGGGCGTTATCGAGAAGATCGAGGAGGAGATAGCCGAGCTCAAGGGGGCGAAGGCCGAGGGCAGCCAACCCGAGGTCGAGGAGGAAATGGGCGACCTCCTGTTTTCGGTCGTAAACCTCTGCCGGTTCCTCGGTGTCAACGCCGAGCTCGCCCTGAGGGGCGCAAACAAAAAGTTTTCCAAGCGCTTCAGGGAGGTCGAAAGCATCCTGAATACGAGGGGAGTTCCGGTCAGTGCGATGAAGGATATGTCAATCGACCAGCTGGAGGAGCTCTGGCGGGAGGCGAAGGATAAAGAGTAGATGTTCAAATTACGGATAAATCCGGGAGATTGAAATGAAAAGAAAATATATGTCGGCGTTGCTCTCCGGCCTACTCTACCCGGGGGCGGGCCAGATTGCAAATAAAGAATATCTAAAGGGGGGCTTTATCATCTTTTTGTGCACGGCCCTCTTTGCCGCATTTATGTGTATCTTGATTATGGGCTACGTCTCGGCGTTCAGCGACAAGGAGATGTTTTACGG contains these protein-coding regions:
- a CDS encoding DUF4388 domain-containing protein, which produces MALHGDIKDFSVVDILQLLYQQQKSGVLNIIDKGTEIEVLFDSGMIISANSKRKHIDEFLGEMLLTAKMVSKSQLRNALEIQKETLKKLGDILIESGIITINDLRHVLKLQTHETIFKLLNLKSGTYNFQQRLINYDKRAFELINTEHFLMDSLRMTDEWPEIKEKIYSYNLVFEKMPGAEEEIKFWKTTDSEDSNDDLFYEDDKPLKGKMVMSAEERKVFDLVNETMTVRDLINVSRFGEFETTKALASLMDKTLIDIAFEIEEEKVTTPSEKETTNLSFYVVFGGIVFSLFLILAVSYPRIVSNFTISNASKIDFENSQRSMETANVKSALSAFYLIHGRYPDDLNELKGSGYLNNTRDDVAERFEYQPLGKKYKLNIRE
- the mazG gene encoding nucleoside triphosphate pyrophosphohydrolase is translated as MNFYGLVDLMARLRSPEGCAWDRAQKIEDLRPYIMEEAMELVSAIDSGDEKKIREELGDLLFEIIFVTKIEEEKGYFKIDDVISAIAEKMIERHPHVFGDGFADGKAPTKEEVNKRWEEIKAEKRGGGSVLDGVSEELPALLIAEKYGRRASDVGFDWEDVPGVIEKIEEEIAELKGAKAEGSQPEVEEEMGDLLFSVVNLCRFLGVNAELALRGANKKFSKRFREVESILNTRGVPVSAMKDMSIDQLEELWREAKDKE